The candidate division KSB1 bacterium genome segment GATGTGCGCCTCACCGCTGAGGGAGAAAACCGCGCCGCCTGCGTGGAGGCCATCGCCCAGAGCGAGCAGATGGCGCGTACCAGGGTTGGCGAGTTCATTTACGGAGTGGACGACTGCTCGTTGGAAGAGGCGGTGGGGCAGCTGCTGAGCGGCGCGGGAAAGACCATCGCCGTGGCCGAGTCGTGCACCGGGGGGTTGGTGGCCCATCGCCTGACCAACGTCTCTGGAAGCTCATCGTATTTCGAGCGCGGGGTGGTCGCCTACAGCAATCAGGCAAAAGTGCAGCTTCTGGGTGTGCCTCCTGAGCTCATAGCCCAGCACGGAGCAGTGAGCGCGGAGGTAGCCGTCGCTATGGCCGAAGGTATCCGCCGGGTAGCTGGGACTGATTTGGGCCTTTCCACGACCGGCATTGCCGGTCCTACGGGAGCCACCCCCACCAAACCGGTGGGCCTCGTCTACATAGGCCTGGCCGACAGTGCGCAAAGCGTGTGTAAGCGCAGCGTCTTTTCCTTGGATCGAGTCGGCAACAAGGAGCGGGCTGCGGCAGCAGCGCTGGACATGGTGCGGCGGTACCTTGCTGGGCTGCCCGTGATCAATGAGGCGATGTGAGGTGGCTAAGGTCAGGACTTTTATCGCCATCGATATCCCAGCTGCGCAGAAAGAGCAGATAGCCACGCTGCAGGGCCAGTTGCGTGCCCTTGGAGCGCGGGTGACTTGGACGCGGCCGGAGGGGATACACCTGACGCTGAAGTTTCTCGGCGACGTTGACGAGGGGCAGATTACCCAGGTGGCCGAGGCGGTGGGACGCGCTGCGCGAGGGATTGAGCCGTTTGAGGTGAGCATTGCAGGGACAGGGGCTTTTCCGGACTTTCGCCGCCCGCGCGTACTCTGGGTAGGGGTCGAGGAACCAAGCGGACGCCTGAAGGCGCTGGCTCAGGCGGTGGAACTCCAGTTGCTGCCGCTGGGCTTTCCGCGTGAGGGACGAGATTTCTCACCTCACCTGACACTCGGAAGGGTGAAGGACCCGCGAGGGGTGGAGCCGGTGGTGCGCGCCCTGCAACAGACGAACTTTGTGGGTGGCAGCTTTGCGGTGCAGGAGGTGGTGGTCATGCGCAGCGACCTCAAACCCAGTGGTGCCGAATACACGGCGCTGCACCGCATCGCGCTGGCAAGAGACTAACAAAGGTGGGGTCACGCGATGAGTGATCAGAAGAGCGAAAAGGAGCGGGCCTTGGAATTGGCGCTGGCGCAGATTGAGCGCCAGTTCGGCCGCGGCTCTGTGATGCGCCTGGGCGAGGAGCGGGCCCGGGTCAAGATCGAAGCCATTTCCACCGGGGCATTGTCCCTGGACGCTGCCATCGGCATCGGCGGTATCCCCCGCGGGCGAATCATCGAAGTGTTTGGCCCGGAATCCTCTGGCAAGACCACCCTGGCGTTGCACATGATCGCAGAGGCACAGAAGGCCGGCGGCATTGCGGCATTCATAGACGCTGAGCACGCGCTGGATGCCAACTATGCCCGCAAGCTGGGCGTGGACACCGATAACCTCCTCATCTCTCAGCCCGATACCGGCGAGCAGGCGCTGGAGATTACCGAGACCTTGGTGCGCAGCGGGGCGCTGGACATCGTGGTGATCGACTCGGTGGCCGCGCTCGTGCCTAAGGCAGAGATCGAAGGGGAGATGGGCGACGCGCAGATGGGCTTGCAGGCGCGCCTCATGTCCCAGGCCATGCGCAAGCTGGCAGGCTCTATCAGCAAGTCCAA includes the following:
- the thpR gene encoding RNA 2',3'-cyclic phosphodiesterase gives rise to the protein MAKVRTFIAIDIPAAQKEQIATLQGQLRALGARVTWTRPEGIHLTLKFLGDVDEGQITQVAEAVGRAARGIEPFEVSIAGTGAFPDFRRPRVLWVGVEEPSGRLKALAQAVELQLLPLGFPREGRDFSPHLTLGRVKDPRGVEPVVRALQQTNFVGGSFAVQEVVVMRSDLKPSGAEYTALHRIALARD
- the recA gene encoding recombinase RecA, with product MSDQKSEKERALELALAQIERQFGRGSVMRLGEERARVKIEAISTGALSLDAAIGIGGIPRGRIIEVFGPESSGKTTLALHMIAEAQKAGGIAAFIDAEHALDANYARKLGVDTDNLLISQPDTGEQALEITETLVRSGALDIVVIDSVAALVPKAEIEGEMGDAQMGLQARLMSQAMRKLAGSISKSKTAVVFINQIREKIGVMFGSPETTTGGRALKFYASVRLDIRRVGSIKEGENVVGNRTRVKVVKNKVAPPFREAEFDVLYGSGISRVGDILDLAVEHKIVEKSGTWFSFGDEKIGQGRDNAKRYLEQSPELLEKIERRVREALGLLPEQEEQSAPVAAERSSASKS